Part of the Clostridium sporogenes genome, AGCAAAAATAGTACGCAGTATTTGATGTAATTTTTTAGAATGATAGTGCTATGTCTTCGGCGTTTATATAGATATATAGTTTATATTAATTTGCAGAAGTTCAGAGCGCTTTACGGCTAGGTTATGTCGAGTACCTATGAACTTAAACTTAATGTTAAGGAGGGAAGAAAAGTGCCAAGAAAAGGACATATAGCAAAGAGAGATGTATTACCAGATCCATTATATAACAGTAAGGTTGTTACAAAATTAATAAACAGCATAATGTTAGATGGTAAAAGAGGAGTAGCACAAAAAATATGCTACGATGCTTTTGAAATAATAGCAGAAAAATCAGGTAAAGATGCAATGGAAGTTTTTGAAACTGCCATGAACAACATAATGCCTTTACTTGAAGTAAAAGCAAGAAGAATAGGTGGAGCTACATATCAAGTTCCAATCGAAGTTAGACCAGAAAGAAGACAGACTTTAGGAATTAGATGGATGCTAATTGCCGCTAGAAAAAGAGGCGAAAGAAGCATGAGAGAAAGACTAGCAGGAGAATTGTTAGACGCATCTAATAATACTGGAGCAGCTGTTAAGAAAAGAGAAGACACACACAAAATGGCAGAAGCAAACAAAGCTTTCGCACATTACAGATACTAATACAAAACTGTTTTGGCTGTGCCAAAACAGTTTTGTCAAATTTGAATTTGAAACGATGGGAGGAAAAGCAATTGGCGAACAAAGAATATCCATTGGCAAAATTTCGTAATATCGGGATTATGGCCCATATAGATGCAGGAAAAACTACAGCAACAGAACGTATATTATTCTATACAGGAAAAACTCATAAAATAGGTGAAACTCATGAGGGTGCAGCTACAATGGACTGGATGGAACAAGAACAAGAAAGAGGCATAACAATTACATCTGCAGCAACAACTTGTTTTTGGAAAGACCATCAAGTAAATATAATAGATACACCAGGACACGTAGATTTTACAGTTGAAGTTGAAAGATCTTTAAGAGTATTAGATGGTGCAGTAACAATATTAGATGCTAAAAGCGGTGTTGAACCACAAACAGAAACAGTGTGGAGACAGGCGGACAATTATAAGGTACCAAGAATGGTATTTATAAATAAAATGGATAAATTAGGGGCAGACTTTTTAATGTCTGTAGGAACACTAAGAGAAAGATTACATGCAAATGCAGTGCCACTTCAATTACCAATAGGTGCAGAAGATTCATTTTCTGGAATTATAGATCTTGTAAAAAATGATGCTATTATTTACAAAGATGATTTAGGAACTGTAATGGATGAAACAGAAATTCCAGAAGATATGAAAGAAATGGCTGAAGAATACAGAACAATGTTATTAGAGGCTGTTGCAGAAGTAGATGAAGACATAATGATGAAATACTTAGAAGGTGAAGAGATTTCTGTAGAAGAAATAAAAGTAGCTTTAAGAAAAGGTGTTTTAGCAAACAAAATAGTACCAGTTCTTTGTGGATCAGCTTATAAAAATAAAGGTGTTCAATTATTATTAGATGCTATAATTGAATTCATGCCTTCACCATTAGATATAGAAGACGTTAAAGGAACAGAACCTACAACAGGTGAAGAAATGACAAGACCAGCAGATGCAAAAGCTCCACTAGCAGCATTAGCATTTAAAATAGCTACAGATCCATTCATTGGTAAGTTAGCATTTACTAGAATTTACTCTGGTACAATGAAGAGTGGTACATATGTATTTAACTCTAACAAGGGTAAGAGAGAAAGAATAGGAAGATTAGTAAAAATGCATGCTAATCACAGAGAAGATGTTGAAGAATTGAAGGCTGGGGAATTAGGAGCTATAGTTGGTCTTAAAGATACAACTACAGGAGATACACTTTGTGATGATGCAAACCCAATTATACTTGAAAATATGGA contains:
- the rpsG gene encoding 30S ribosomal protein S7, translating into MPRKGHIAKRDVLPDPLYNSKVVTKLINSIMLDGKRGVAQKICYDAFEIIAEKSGKDAMEVFETAMNNIMPLLEVKARRIGGATYQVPIEVRPERRQTLGIRWMLIAARKRGERSMRERLAGELLDASNNTGAAVKKREDTHKMAEANKAFAHYRY
- the fusA gene encoding elongation factor G, whose amino-acid sequence is MAHIDAGKTTATERILFYTGKTHKIGETHEGAATMDWMEQEQERGITITSAATTCFWKDHQVNIIDTPGHVDFTVEVERSLRVLDGAVTILDAKSGVEPQTETVWRQADNYKVPRMVFINKMDKLGADFLMSVGTLRERLHANAVPLQLPIGAEDSFSGIIDLVKNDAIIYKDDLGTVMDETEIPEDMKEMAEEYRTMLLEAVAEVDEDIMMKYLEGEEISVEEIKVALRKGVLANKIVPVLCGSAYKNKGVQLLLDAIIEFMPSPLDIEDVKGTEPTTGEEMTRPADAKAPLAALAFKIATDPFIGKLAFTRIYSGTMKSGTYVFNSNKGKRERIGRLVKMHANHREDVEELKAGELGAIVGLKDTTTGDTLCDDANPIILENMEFPEPVIDVSIEPKTKAGQEKMGIALAKLAEEDPTFRTYTNQETGQTIIAGMGELHLEIIVDRLIREFKVECNVGQPQVAYKETIKKHVKAEGKFIRQSGGRGQYGHCWIEMMPTEGEYEFQNAVVGGSIPKEYIPAIDNGIQEASQSGIIAGYPVINFKVKLFDGSYHDVDSSEMAFKIAGSMAFKNAMSKADAVLLEPSMKVEVVVPEEYMGDVIGDINSRRGRIEGMTPRAGAEVIRAFVPLSEMFGYATTLRSKTQGRGNYVMQFDHYEEVPKSIQDKVIGERK